From Verrucomicrobiota bacterium, one genomic window encodes:
- a CDS encoding bifunctional nuclease family protein: MADDDLIPVEIKKIAISSIACAIAVGNDEKEFPIYIEPAIGAAIRMFIEEIEKPRPLTHDLIGSLLDGFGATVERVIINDLRDNTYYARMILRAENELGTKVVEIDCRPSDAMAIAKMKNASLFVTRRVLDLVGKSPDEVG; encoded by the coding sequence ATGGCCGACGATGACCTGATTCCCGTTGAGATCAAGAAAATCGCCATTTCCAGCATCGCCTGCGCCATCGCGGTCGGCAACGATGAGAAGGAGTTCCCTATCTACATCGAGCCGGCCATCGGCGCCGCGATCCGAATGTTCATCGAGGAGATCGAGAAACCGCGCCCACTCACCCATGACTTGATCGGCAGCCTGCTCGATGGCTTCGGTGCAACGGTCGAACGGGTGATCATCAATGACCTGCGCGACAATACCTACTACGCCCGCATGATCCTGCGCGCCGAGAACGAGTTGGGCACGAAGGTCGTCGAGATTGACTGCCGCCCGAGCGACGCCATGGCCATCGCCAAGATGAAGAACGCGTCGCTGTTCGTCACGCGCAGGGTGCTCGACCTCGTCGGTAAGTCGCCCGACGAAGTCGGGTAA
- the rsmB gene encoding 16S rRNA (cytosine(967)-C(5))-methyltransferase RsmB gives MIQVLTPRYECPVPKASPRECALDVLLASYKGAGFVEGPLHERLDDPALSHKERAQITGLVCGVTRRRLTLDWLIERFSTRPLDRLTPELHVILRLGLCQILYLDAVPDYAAVSEAVDAARRRVHEGAARFANAVLRAVLRAKADLPWPPETGLVDHLAVVHSHPRWLVARWLKHLGREKTIEICTTNNSPSPLFVRANRLKLTRDELLAHFAQSGVEATPLDGDPSAARIEDPGPIDALETYQRGEFYVQDLTAMRVAPLLDPQPGETVLDLCAAPGGKTGHCAELMRDTGRIVACDVEGRRLDRLRENMARLGITCVEPARCDALHLPRLIPVGSFDRVLLDAPCSNTGVLRRRVDARWRLTEADLAAFGARQAELLDVAARMARPRAVLVYSTCSIEPEENAHVVRGFLSRHGEFRLESETAILPTLDGGDGGYTARLIAAA, from the coding sequence ATGATCCAAGTTCTGACCCCGCGCTACGAGTGTCCCGTGCCCAAAGCAAGTCCGAGAGAATGCGCCCTCGACGTCCTGCTCGCCTCCTACAAGGGCGCAGGCTTCGTCGAAGGCCCCCTTCACGAGCGCCTCGATGACCCCGCCCTGTCACACAAGGAGCGCGCGCAGATCACCGGTCTTGTCTGTGGCGTCACGCGCCGGCGCCTCACGCTCGACTGGCTTATCGAGCGGTTTTCGACCCGCCCGCTCGATCGCCTCACCCCCGAACTGCACGTGATCCTTCGGCTCGGCCTGTGCCAGATCCTCTACCTCGATGCCGTGCCCGACTACGCCGCCGTAAGCGAAGCCGTCGACGCCGCCCGCCGCCGGGTCCACGAGGGTGCCGCGCGCTTCGCCAACGCCGTGTTGCGCGCCGTCCTGCGCGCCAAGGCCGACCTGCCATGGCCGCCCGAAACGGGCCTCGTCGATCATCTCGCCGTCGTCCATTCGCACCCACGGTGGCTCGTCGCCCGCTGGCTAAAGCACTTGGGCCGCGAGAAGACCATCGAGATCTGCACAACGAACAACTCGCCCTCGCCCCTCTTCGTGCGGGCAAACCGGCTCAAGCTCACGCGCGACGAGCTCCTTGCCCACTTTGCCCAGAGCGGCGTCGAGGCCACGCCGCTCGATGGGGATCCGTCGGCCGCCCGCATCGAGGACCCGGGCCCGATCGATGCGCTCGAGACGTACCAACGCGGCGAGTTCTATGTCCAGGACCTCACCGCGATGCGGGTCGCCCCTCTGCTCGATCCCCAGCCCGGCGAGACAGTCCTCGACCTGTGTGCCGCCCCGGGCGGAAAGACGGGTCACTGCGCCGAACTCATGCGGGATACCGGCCGTATCGTCGCCTGCGACGTCGAGGGGCGCCGCCTCGACCGACTCCGTGAGAACATGGCCCGCCTCGGCATCACGTGCGTTGAACCCGCCCGCTGCGACGCGCTCCACCTGCCTCGGCTCATCCCGGTCGGCTCCTTCGACCGCGTGCTCCTCGACGCGCCGTGCTCCAACACCGGCGTGCTGCGCCGACGCGTGGATGCCCGCTGGCGCCTCACCGAGGCCGATCTTGCCGCCTTCGGCGCGCGCCAAGCCGAACTCCTCGATGTCGCCGCGCGCATGGCCAGACCGCGCGCTGTGCTGGTCTACAGCACGTGCAGCATCGAGCCGGAAGAGAATGCGCACGTCGTCCGCGGCTTCCTCAGTCGCCACGGCGAGTTCCGCCTTGAATCCGAGACCGCCATCCTCCCCACACTCGACGGCGGCGACGGCGGGTACACGGCCCGCCTCATAGCCGCCGCGTAG